The following DNA comes from Spirulina major PCC 6313.
TCACCACTTGATGCACGGGAAACGCATCGACCAGTTCATTAGAAAAACAACAGCCCCGAATTGAATCGGCGGGGATGTCGTCCCAAGTCTGCCAGGTGACGGGATGGGGGGCGAGTTTGGCCTGTTGGGTCTGACGTTTTTGGGGCGATCGCTCCACAATTTGATAATTCAGATGAGCGTAGAATTCCGGCTCTGATCCTTGGATCGCGTCAAGAATATGCAAGGCGGTATCGCCTTCACCGGCTCCCATTTCCAGGATGGTGAAAGGGTCGGGGCGGTGCAAAATTTCCCAACATTGGCGAAATTGCACGGCGAGGAGTTCACCAAAGTCGCGATCGCAACTGGCCGCTGTGAAAAAATCCCCCTCTGGGCCAATGGGGGCGGTGTTGTAATAGCCAAATTCGGGATGATACAGCACCGTATCCATATAATCGGCAAAGGTGAGGGGAGAGCGATCGCACAGCACCGCCAGTAGATCCGCAGTTGTCATGATGTCCTCAAGATTTTTATCCCTATCCTGATGCGGGGCGGGGCAAGTTGGCAATACGACGCGAAGCCGGGGGATGAATCGATGGGGAGCTATCAGCAGGTCATAAGGGGGTGTTAATGGCCCGGCAGGTTTAGGGGAAGGTGGATTAAACTGGGAAAAACTTTACGTCTGGAGTAGCCATGGTTAATCGCAAGGTGGTCGCGTTGGTGTTGGCGGTGTCGTTGGGCTTTGCGCCGCAGGGGGCGATGGCTCAGACGGTCAATCAACTTTTTGAGCAGGGCAATGCAGCCCAAGCGCAGGGTCGTTTTGCTGAAGCAGAGAGGGTGTTTCGGCAAGTGCTACAGGCCGAACCAAATAATACTGTCGCTCACTACAATCTCGGTCTTGCCCTGAGAAAGCAAGGAAACCTAACAGCAGCGATCGCATCCTACCGACGGGCGCTCCAAATTGACCCCAATAATGCTGCTGCTCACAACAATCTCGGTCTTGCCCTGTATCAGCAAGGGAACCTAACAGCAGCGATCGCCTCCTACCGACGGGCGCTCCAAATTGACCCTAACTATGCTTTTGCTCACTACAATCTCGGTCTTGCCCTGAAAGACCAAGGGAACCTAGAAGCAGCGATCGCCTCCTACCGACGGGCGCTCCAAATTGACCCTAACGATGCTTTTGCTCACAACAATCTCGGTAATGCCCTGAGTGACCAAGGAAAACTAGCAGAAGCGATCGCATCCTACCGACGGGCGCTCGAAATTGACCCTAACGATGCCATTGCTCACAACAATCTCGGTTTTGCCCTGAGTGACCAAGGAAAACTAGCAGAAGCGATCGCATCCTACCGACGGGCGCTCCAAATTGACCCTAACTATGCCATTGCTCACAACAATCTCGGTATTGCCCTGTCTGACCAAGGAAACCTAGAAGCAGCGATCGCCTCCTTCCAACGGGCGCTCCAAATTGACCTTAACTATACTGATGCTCACATTGGTCTCGGTAATGCCCTGTCTGAGCAAGGGAACCTAGAAGCAGCGATCGCCTCCTTCCAACGGGCGCTCCAAATTGATCCTAACTATGCCCTTGCTCACAACAATCTCGGTTTTGCCCTGTATACCCAAGGGAAACTTGATGAAGCGATCGCATCCTACCGACGGGCGCTCGAAATTGACCCTAATCACACTCGTGCTCGCAATAATCTTAGGAATGCGTTGAGAGACCAAAACAACTAGAAGCAGCGATCTCCGCCTGCTAACAGGTGATCCAACTCGACCGCACCACCTAAACTAGAGCCGAGGGATATACCACAACAGCGACGATGAGCGACTTTGCACAACAAAGCCTCAGTTGGCAATTCAGCCAATGGCAGCGGCAGATTGGGGAATGGTGGGACTGGCAAACCCGTCAGCTCAACGGCCCTGATGAAACGGACGTGGCCCAATGGCTGATGTCTCCCCCCTGGCAACTCCTGCGCCAGCTCATTTTTTGGGGAGGGTTAATCGCCCTCGGTCTTTGGAGCCTGTGGGTTGTGGGGCGAGGCCTTGCCCCCTACGTTAAATCATGGCGCACCCGCAATCAGCGCGATCGCACCACCGCCCCCTCATCCCTCCAGCACACCGCCGCCCAATGGCAAACCGAAGCCAAACAACAGTATCTCAAGGGTCACTATCGCCAAGCCTGTCTCTGTCTTTACTTGGGAATGCTCCAAATTCTCCACGATCGCCACATCGCCCCCCATCTCCCCAGCCGCACCGATGGCGAATATCGCCAGTTAATCCAAACCCTCCCCCGCCCTGACCCCTACTTCACCCTCTTGGTGATGCACCAAGGTCTAAAATTTGGGGATACACGCCCCACAGCGGCATTGTTCGATCGCTGTTGGCACGCTTATTCTGACCTCTCAACCCATTCATAAAGCAGCGTCACTTTTTCACCTGCACCCAATACACTCAAAAAAAATCTCCATTCACCCACGATGAATCATCTCCCCGATCACCTTCCCCCAGAGCGCGATCGCATCCTCGATACCCTCCGTCACTTTGCCCCCCACCTACACGAAAAATATGGTGTAACCCGCCTTGGCATTTTTGGATCAGTCGCTCGCAACGAAGCCACCGCCACCAGTGATATCGATATCGTGCTGGAATTAACAGAACCCGACCTGTTCACCATGGTGGATATCAAAACCGATCTCGAACACAGGTTTCAACGCTCTATCGACCTCATTCGCTATCGCCCCCGCATGAATCACTACCTCAAACGCAGAATCGATCGCGACGCAATTTACATCTGAATTGCCAATGTCTGACCCGACACTAATTTACGAAAAACTCCTACAAATTCATGAAGCGTTGCAACGGATCAATCGCCGATTCGCACAAATTTCACACCCTGATGACTTTCTAGACACCGATCGGGGTCAAGATTTGCTGGATGCGATCAGCATGATGTTGATTGCAATTGGTGAAAATCTAAAATGGCTGGATCGGGAAACGAATGGCAAAATTTTCGCCCCCTATCCACAAGTCAACTGGCGCGGTGCAAAGGGTGTGCGTGATGTTTTAGCGCATCGCTATTTTGATATTGATGCCGAAGAAATTTTCACACTGTGCCAAAAACAACTTCCCGAAATAATCAATGCAATTCAATCCATCCTCAACGACTATGAAGACTAACTCTGTCCGGCTAATCTCTATTTCACCCTTCTTGTCATGCACCAAGGCCTAAAATTTGGGGATACACGCCCCACAGCGGCATTGTTCGATCGCTGCTGGCATACTTACTCTGACCTCTCAACCCATTCATGATGCAGCGTTTACGACGGCACGGGCTGCGGGGGGTTTTCGGTGTGGTGGGATTGGTCTTTTTAATCAGTCTTGCGATCGCCCCCGCTCAAACCCCCCTCTATTCCGGCTCCACCTATACCCGTGGCCCCGAAGGCTACGGGGCTTGGTACGCTTGGGCCCAGGCAGAAGGCATGGATCTCCAACGCTGGCAACGGCCCGCTGCGGATTTTTCCGCTACTCACGCTGGTTCGCCCGGCCAAACCTTCCTGCAAATTTATCCCTCCCTCATCCCTGACCCTTCCCCCAGTCCAGAGCTAGCCGCCTGGATCAGCGCGGGCAATACCCTGGTGCAGGTGGGCGTTCGTCAGCCGGTCACCGCTGCCCCCTTCGAGAGTAAACCGAATACCCCGTGGGGGGCGGGTGAACTCGATACCCGCCGCCGTAAATTAGAAGCCACAGCGGGGATTTGGTCTGACCCTTATGGGGCGATCGCTTGGCGGGAATCGGTGGGTAATGGGGAAATGATTCGAGTCACAACCCCCTTTTTGGCGGCCAATGCCTACCAAGAGACGCGGGCCAATTTTCAACTGTTGGCCCATCTGGTGGTGCAGCCTCAAGATCCCCTCGGTACTGCGATTGATTTTCAGGCGCGGGCGGTGTGGGTGGATGAATATTTGCATGGTTATGAAGAGGAAGGCGCGATCGCAGCCGATCCTGACCGCGATACCCTCTGGGGTTATCTCGCCCAAACGGCCCTCGCGCCGCTAGCGATCCAAGGTGCGATCGCCACTCTGATCGCTCTCATCGCCCTCAATCGTCGCTTTGGAGCCGCCCAACCCCTCACCCCGCCCATGGAAAACAATAGCCAAGCCTATATCAACGCCCTCGCCTCAGTCCTCGCCAAAGCCGAACAGCATCACTTTGTCCTGCAACTGCTTAGTGCGGAAAAACAACGCCAATTACAACATCAGCTTGGCCTCGGCAGTACATTGCTGACCCCCGATGACCTGCGGGCGGCTTGGGTAGAACGGGGGCGATCGCTCCGTGACCTCAATCGCGTCCTCCATCTGCAAACGAAATCCCGCCTCAGCAAAGGGGAACTACAGCAATGGCTCCAACAGTGGGAGGCGATCATTACGAAAATAGTGCGGGAGTCTGAAAGGTGTTGACCAACGGTTTGCAGATCCAACCACCGCAGGGTTTCACCTAAATCTGTGAGAGTTTGAGTTTCGGGTGTAAGGTGTCCGAATCCGCACAAAACCATTCACCTCAGAACAGGTGTAGAGTTGCCCGATAGTATCTGTGATGGTTTGGCAGGGTGTGGTGTTCATAGGAACAGGTCAAGCTGGGTGGGTGGGGGAGTGTCCATCCTCCCATTATGGTGAATTTTCGCCTCTTGGCAGAATTGTTCCCAAACCCGCACCGGATCGGTGGCAGGGGCCGTGATGATGTGGTAGGAGAGAGCAACAATGATTGGGTTGTAGCTGCCTTTGAGGAACAGAGGATAACCAGCGGGGCTAAGGATTTCGACACGGAAACCTGACCGGGGCGATCGCTCTTGTGTCCAAGTAATATCACCATCGATCACTTTTTCAGGATCATTGATCAGGGTTTCAAATTCGGCTTGGGTGAGCATGATCGCCCTTTCCTATTGAACATTGAGATAGACGAATCTCAGTCAATTACAACACCTGAGCGCGGAGCCAAGCCACGGGTAAATAAAGCAACTTACGACCTTTGGGAACAAAGGCCCGCTTGTTAAATACGTCGTAATCGTTTTGCTCAATGACATTGAGAATGCCTTGGTAGAGCATCAACGCTGACCACACCGGCCACCGGGCATCGGGGTTTAAATCCCGAATGCCGTCTTCGGCACGACGATAGAATTCGCGGGCGCGGCGGATTTCAAACTTCATCAGCGATCGCCACCGCTCATCCACCACACTGTTAAACAAATCCTTTTCCGTGTAGTCAAAACGATGCAAATCCGCCAAGGGAAGATAGATCCGGCCCCGTCCAGTGTCCTCGCCCACATCCCGCAAAATATTCGTCAATTGGTTCGCAATCCCCAGATCCACCGCCGCTTCCAGGGTTTCAGAATGGTTCGCCAACTGCCACGGACTCGCCGAGGGTGGTTCTGAAAACCCCAACACCGGACTGGTCATCAACCCCACTGTCCCCGCCACGCGGTAACAGTAAAGCTTTAGCTCTTCAAAGGTGTCGTAGCGACTGCGGTAGAGATCCATCCGTTGACCTGCGATCATGTCGCGGAAGGGGTCAATGGGAATCGGAAAGCGTTCGAGGGTGTCCACCAGAGCCACATCCGCATCCTCTTGGGGATGGCCCGCAAAAACGGCTTCGAGGTGGTTTTCCCACGCATCCAAGGTTTCAGGGGTGGTGGTGTAGGCTTTAGGGCCATCGACGAGTTCATCCGTGCGGCGACACCATTCATAGATCGCCCAGATCGCTTGGCGCTTCTCTGGGGGCATCAACAACGTTCCCATATAGAACGTTTTGGAGTAGTGGGCGGTAATTTGCCGACAGTACTCATACGACTCTGCGGCAGAGACGAGGGTTTTCGGGGGGTGGTGGTGAGGTTTAGGCAGTTGCAGCATTCAATCCGGGCTGAAACGCGATGGGAGGGCAAGAATAAGCCATTAGGTTAGCATTGTCCCATTGGACTGGTGTCTTGAGTAGCCTAATTTAAGAGGTTACTAGGGCAGGGGGGGTTGGTGTGAACGAGGACGCATCGCGCTGAATGGCTTGGGCCGCTCGTTTACCGGACAAGACCGCGCCTTCCATACTGCCGAGAAACTCTTGCATGGTATAGCTTCCGGCGAGGTAGAAGTTGGCGATCGGGCTGCTTTGGTCGGGTCGGTAGGCTTGACAGCCGGGCACCGCTTTGTAAACAGAGCGGGGGGTTTTAACGACTTTGGATTTGAGCAGTTGGGCGGGGTTATCTCCCTCAAAGTGATGGGGGAAAAGCTTTTTCAGTTCAACGAGGGTGGCGGTGAGGATGTCCTCGTCGGATTTACTGATCCACTGGGCGGCGGGGGCAAGGACGAATTCGAGCATGGAGCGATCGCTCTCATACCCCCGGCAGGTGTTGCTCATATCCGCGTAGACGCTGAGGAGGTCTGAACGGGAAAAGAGCAGTTGGTCAATGTCGGTGAGTTTGCGGTCAAACCAGAGGTGAATGTTAATCACCGGCACGCCTTCGAGCTTGGCCAGTTTTTGGAAATAGTCAATTTCGCGCCAGGGTTGAGGAATTAGGGTTTTGAGGGGGTCAACGGAGAGGGCCGACACGTAGGCATCAGCGGTAATCACCCGATCCGGTGCGCCGTTGTGGCCCCGCATTACGAAGCTTTGCACCGTGTTGTCGGGGTTGAGGGTGATTTCCTTGAGGGAGGTGTTGAGGTGAACTTCTCCCCCCCGTGCGGTGATGTAGTCCACCATCGGCTGACAGAGGCGTTCGGTGGGGGAACCATCGAGGAAGGCGACTTTGGAGCCGTAGCGTTCTTGTAAGAAGCGATTGAGGGCGGTGAGGGGGACAGTGGCGGAGACTTCGTCGGGATTGATAAAGGTGAGGGCTTTGGAGGCGGCGATGAAAATATCGCTGTTTACTTTTTCATCGACCCCTTGGCGTTCGAGCCATTCGAGGAGGCTGTACTCGTCCATGTTTTCCACATATTGCTGACCCCGGACGATCGCTGGCCACAACCCCCAGGCGAAGCGGAGTTTTTGCTCCCAGGTGAGCATGTCATTGTTGCGGAGGATGGAGAGGATGACATTGATCGGGGCGGGGATGTCGGGCACGTCGAAGCGGGAATAGGTGCCGGGTTTTTCCGGTTGGTTAAAAATCAGGGTGTGGTCTTTCCATTGCAAGCGGTCTTCGATGCCGAGTTCGGCGAAGAGTTGCAGCATGTTGGGATAGGCTCCAAAAAACACATGGAGGCCGGTTTCGTACCAGTCCCCGTCTTCGTCTTGCCAGGCGGCGACGAGTCCCCCTAACACATCACGGCGTTCTAAGACGATGGGGGTATGACCCGCATCGACCAGATACTTGGCGCAGGCTAATCCTGCCAATCCGGCTCCGGCGATCGCAACTTGCATTGAAAAACTCTTAATCCTTAAGATTTGTTTACAATTTAGCTCTTTGGTTATTATACGTTGCGATTCGTTACATTATCGCGTTTTCAGCGACGATTGCGGCCGAAACCCAAATTTTAGGGTCTGGGAAGTTGGTCGGCTATAATCTCTAGCAAGCGAATATCTGTCCAGTCGCTCGCATCTACACAGTCTTAAACAGTCAGCAGTCTTGGTCTAGCGTGCTTGCTATTCCTCATGATTCAGGGATTTGAAAAATTCGAGAGGGTCAGCCAGGGTGGGAAGGAAGAGCATCTACCCATTTGGCTCAGGGTCGCATTGCATGGAATAAACGATAACGAGCAAACTATGATTCGTGACGGTGGGAGATTTTGGGCACGGCGACGCAAGGTTGCGATCGCAATCCTAACGCTGGGGTGCTGGGGGGCGATCGCTGCCCTCGCCCTCAGTGGTCTGGGCAATCGTGGGCGATGGAGTCAGGCGGCGGAAATTCAGAACACCGCCACCGCCGATGGGGATAATCTGCCCAGCGTCATCACCTCCAACTCCACCACCTTCACCGCCGAACCCGCTAAACTCGAACTGATTAAAACCGCCGATCGGGCTGCTGCTGAACCCGGTGATACTGCTGTGTATCGCTTGGTGTTGCGCAATACCGGCTCATCAACGGCGGATCAAATTGTCTTAACCGATCAACTGCCCTTGGGGATTAATTTTCTCCCGGCATCGGTGCAAACGGTTCTCACCCGTGACGGTCAAAATCAAGCTGTTACCCCCACGATCACGACCAATCAGCGGGAAGTGACGATCCGTTATCCCGAACTCAAAGCAGGCGAAACCCTGACCATCATCTACGCGGCAGTATTAACCCCCGATTCAATCCGTGGGACGGGGCGCAATGTGGCCCAAGAAGCACGGAGTAATGTGGCGAGCTATGTGATGGCGATTCGACCGGGGATTTTGTCGGACTGTGGCACGTTGATCGGGCGGGTGTTTGAGGATCTCAATTTTGATGGGGAACAGCAGCCGGGAGAACCGGGAATTCCCAATGCGGTGATTTTTCTGGACAACGGCAATCGGATTACGACTGATCCCGATGGTTTGTTTTCGATGGCGAATGTGTTGGCGGGCGATCGCATGGGAACCTTGGATGTAACCAGTGTTCCGGGCTATACGATCGCGCCGAATCGGTATTTTATTGAGCGTAATAGTTTAGCGCGGCTGGTGCGTCTTGAACCGGGTGGGTTGGCACGGATGAATTTTGGTGTGACACCTCTTGCAGAATCCGAAGGGTCATGAAGTCAACAAATCCGTCGATTAATCTCTCGCTCTTTTGCCTTACTTACACGCTGCCCGTGGTGATTCTGGGGGGTGCGATCGCACCGGCTCAGGCTCAAGACCATCCGCCTGCTGTGGAAAAATCTGCCGAGAAAACAATTTCCACGCCGCCCCCGCCCGCCCCGAAACCTCTTGCAGCACCACCTCCGCCTGCACCCGTTGCGGCCACTCCACCGCCGCCGCCGCCACCACCGGCCCCGAAACCCGTTGTGGCCACTCCACCGCCGCCGCCGCCACCCCCTGCCCCGAAACCCGTTGCGGCCACTCCACCGCCGCTACCCCCACCCCCGCCGCCACCCGTTGACCCGGTTGAAGCAACGCCCCCGCCCCCGCCTCAAGCGATCGCACCCACACCAGCGGCAAGCGTGATAAATCCGCCGCCCGTATCCATAGAAACGGCGGCAGAAGAAAGTACATCGGAGCGCGATCGCGCATCCGAAGCGATCGCCGCACCGACCCCAAGCCATGGGACTGCGACGGAGTCAACGGCACACCAGGCCCCTGATCCTCCGCCGATCACCCCTTCCTTCAACGCGGCTGCGACCGATCCGGAACCGGTGGCATCTTCTGCCCCTGATCCGGCAACGCTGCGCCCTGCCGCTGAATTAAACACGGCCCCGACGGTTGCGCCATGGGATGAAAGCCCCAGTGCTGCCGCGCTCCAATCCTCCACCCCTCAGCCTCCGGTTCCGGCCTGGATGGAGGTGAGTTTTTGGGGCGATCGCCTCATGGCAATGCCTGCTGATCTGAGTCCTAGCGAACGGCGAGAACTTGAAGCCTTGCGGGCTGAACTGGGGCCCTTGCTCAACGCTCCCGTTGCGTCAGAAGTTGCCCCAGCGTCAGAGTCAATTGCTCCGAGTGCCACGGCTTCGCGATCGCGTCTAGAGCACTCCCCGATCGCAACACAGCCAGAGCCAACGCCGGAAATGACCCCAGACTTTGAACTGATCCCCTTACAGTTTCCTTGGGCTAGGGCAAAGACCCCAGCGATTCCAGCCGCGACCCTCATGGAAGAATCCGCCCAGGAGTTAAATTCTGAAGCAGGAGAACAACCGATTGATGCGGGAGTGAGTGCGATCGCATCCGGCTTAATCGCTGCGGAAGCCTTCAGTTTCTGGCCCGCCAAAACCAAGACCAAGGAAATCACCCCCAATCCGGCAGAGGTAGATCGCGAATTTGAAATCACGATCCCCAGCCCTGATCCCGACGCGATCGACCCAAGCCCCCTAGATGGCCTTGATGCCGGTGATCCGATCCCGGTCAAGCCGTCACCGCTGAATCCTGACGCGAATGCCGATGGAGTGGGGGATCTGTTCCAGGGGTTGCAATTGGCCATTGTTGCCGTGGGCAATCCAATCATTCCCGCCGATGGTCGCTCAACCCTGCCCCTCGAAGGGACGATCACCACGGCCACAGGGGAACGCTTCACCGAGTCGCTCACGGTGACCCTGACGACGAGTGCGGGGGAATTTTTGGGCGGTGATTTTGATGAGGATGCGCCGGGGTTTCAAGTGGAAGCCGTGGACGGCAATTTTAAGGCGTTGCTGCGTTCGACCTTGGAAACGCAACGGGTGCAAATCCGGGCGGCCGTGTTGGATCTCGTCGAGCAGTTGGGCGGCGAAACGGAGCGAGATCGCACCTCGGCCGAATTACCGCTCGTGCCTGACTCAGAGTCCCCAGTCCTCGAAGCCTATACCCAAGCCCAATTCACCACGAATCTACGGCCCTCGTTGGTGTCGGGGGTGGTGAGTTTTCGCGTTGGGCCAAGGGCGACGAATTTTTGGGGCAGTCGGCGGGACTTCCTCCACCCGGATTATCTGGACGATGTGACGGTGGATGTGGATGCGTCGGTGTTTGCGATCGGGCGCAGTGGGGATTGGTTGTTTACCGGCGCGATGAATAGCGATCGCCCCCTCAACGAAACCTGTGACGGCATTTCCCGCCTCTTTCGTGGGCCGCAACATTGCGAGCAAGATTACCCCGTCTATGGCGACAGTTCCACCGTGGACTACCTTACCCCCTCGATGGATAACTATTACCTCCGGTTAGAACGCACCCCCGACACCCCCGGCGCAGAACCGGATTACCTGATGTGGGGCGATTATCACACCACCGAATTCGCCCGCAGTTCCCAAACTTTCACCGCCAACACCCGTCAACTCAACGGGTTCAAAGGCAATTACAACTTTGGGAACGTGCAAATTTCCGGCTTTTACAGCGGCAATGTCAACGGGTTTCAGCGGGACACGATCGCCCCCGACGGCACTAGCGGCTACTATTTCCTCTCCCACCGCCTCGTCATCCCCGGCAGTGAAAATATCTTTATTGAACAGGCTTCCCTCGAACAACCGGGCTTAGTACAAGAACGCCAAGCCATGCAGCGGGGCCCGGATTATGAAATCGACTACGATCGCGGCACGATCCTCTTTCGTCGTCCCATCGAACGCCTCAATAGTGACCTGTTTGGCGATGATCTATTGCAGCAAATCGTTGTTACCTACCAATACGAGGGCACAGAAGACGAAAACACGAATATTTTTGCTGGTCGTGCCCAGTACAATTTTTCCCGCGACTACAATCGCCCCAGTTGGCTAGCAACGAGCTATTGGCAAGAGGATATGGGCGATCGCGAATTTGAACTCTACGGTGCGGATCTCAATCTTCCCCTCGGCAAAGATGGCAGCCTGATCGCGGAATACGCCTACAGCGATATCACCGTCGGCACCAGCCAAGTCACCGGAGCCGCCTACCGTCTCAAACTGACGAAAAAAATTAACGACCCCCTGACGATTAACGCCCATTATCATTCCGTGGAGCGCGGTTTTGCCAACGAAGCCACCACCTCGTTTCAACCGGGCCAAACCCGCTACGGGTTGAGCTTGAATGCGCGTTTAGATGAGACCACGGGCGCGACGGTGAGCTACGACTACGAAGCCAACTTTGGCACATCCTTGGCGATCGCAGACAACCTCGACCTCTTCGACAGCAACACCGTCACCACCGTTCAACCCATCGGTAACACCCCCCTCGACAACGAAACCCGCACCTTCCGCGTCGGCCTCAGCAAAAAAATCGGCACGGTCAACACCTCCTACGAACTCGTCAACCGTAACCGCACCGACAGCCTCAACCCCGACCTCAACAGCAACGCCTCCCAATTTATCGCCAACCTCCTCGCCCCCCTCACCAACACCCTCACCTTCCGCGCCAAGCATGAACTGGCCATGGGAACCGCCGACCCCATCTACCCCAACCGCACCACCGTCGGCCTCAATTGGGCCGTTGCACCGGGGATTGATCTGCGCCTGGCCCATCAGTTTATGAATGGTGGGCTGTTTGGTGATAACTCGATTACGCGGATCGATACGGTGGCCACACGCAAGCTGTGGGGCAACACCGACATCACGAGCCGCTATTCCGTCATCGGTGGGATTAATGGCTGGATGGGGCAAGGGGCGGTGGGGCTGCGCCATCAATGGGTGATTGAGCCGGGGTTGCGTCTGAATTTGGGCTACGAACGGGTGTTAAATGATTTATTTGGAACTACCGCAGCGGGGCGACGCACCGCGCAGGCTGTGGCGATGGGCCAAACGGCGGCTTCCCTGGGATTTTTTGGGGGAGAATCCTACAACGCGGCCCTGGAATATACGGCGAATGCGAATTTTCGGGCCTCGGCGCGGGTGGAGCGGCGGGTCAGTTCCGCCGGGGAAAATCTGGTGCTGGGGGCGGCGGCGACGGGGAAAATTACCCCAGCCTTAACGACGCTGTTCCGGTTTGAACAGGCCAGTGCCGCGAACGGGTTGCTCGAAGCGTTGCCGGATACGGTGAGTTTGAAATTGGGCTTGGCCTATCGACCGCCGGAGAGCGATCGCTTTAATGCCCTCTTTAGTTATGAATATCGTCGCAATCCGTCGAGCATCCCGGAAACCCTGCTGTTTGGCACAGGAACCCAAAGCCGCGATCATACCCTCGCCATGGAAGCGATCTACGCTCCGGATTGGCGGTGGGAATTTTACGGTAAATATGCCCTCCGCCACAGTCAGACGGATCTCGCCCAAAATTTCAGCAACAGCAGCGCGATTCATTTGGGGCAGATGCGGGTGACGCGCCGCCTGGGGTATCACTATGATGCGGTGCTAGAGGGGCGGGTGATTGGTCAACCGGATGCGGGCTATACGGAATTGGGCGCGGCGGTGGAGCTGGGCTATTATCTCTCGCCGGATTTGCGGTTTGGGATTGGCTATAGTTTTGGGTCGGTGCGCGATCGCGACTTCAGCGGCTACCGTTCCGATGGGGGGCTTTATTTCGGGGTCACAATGAAGGTGAACGAACTCCTGCGGGGCTTCGGTCGTCAACGCCCAGTGGCTCGCCCCCCAGAGGAATCATCCTAATACACCAATCGACCCGCCGCAGTGCTTTCCCCGCTAGTCGCGGGGGGGGTTACTTTTTTTGGGAGGCATGGATAAAGTTATTCACTGTCGTCCGCAGATTGTCGCCGTTAAAGGGTTTCGTTAAATACTCCGTGGCTCCGGCGAGGCGGCCTTGGACTTTATCAAAAGCACCGTCACGGGCCGTCAGCATGATGATGGGGAGGGACTTGAATTGGGGCAAACTCCGCACCGTGCGGCAGAGTTCTAGTCCGTCAACCCCTGGCATGGTGACATCTAGGAGCAGGAGGTCAATGTGCTGATGATAAATTGAAGACAGCGCATCTACAGCATTATCAGCCAACAAAACGTTATAGTCCGCTTCGAGAGCTTGGTGGATCATTTTGCGCATGATCGGG
Coding sequences within:
- a CDS encoding HepT-like ribonuclease domain-containing protein, translating into MQRINRRFAQISHPDDFLDTDRGQDLLDAISMMLIAIGENLKWLDRETNGKIFAPYPQVNWRGAKGVRDVLAHRYFDIDAEEIFTLCQKQLPEIINAIQSILNDYED
- the pds gene encoding 15-cis-phytoene desaturase produces the protein MQVAIAGAGLAGLACAKYLVDAGHTPIVLERRDVLGGLVAAWQDEDGDWYETGLHVFFGAYPNMLQLFAELGIEDRLQWKDHTLIFNQPEKPGTYSRFDVPDIPAPINVILSILRNNDMLTWEQKLRFAWGLWPAIVRGQQYVENMDEYSLLEWLERQGVDEKVNSDIFIAASKALTFINPDEVSATVPLTALNRFLQERYGSKVAFLDGSPTERLCQPMVDYITARGGEVHLNTSLKEITLNPDNTVQSFVMRGHNGAPDRVITADAYVSALSVDPLKTLIPQPWREIDYFQKLAKLEGVPVINIHLWFDRKLTDIDQLLFSRSDLLSVYADMSNTCRGYESDRSMLEFVLAPAAQWISKSDEDILTATLVELKKLFPHHFEGDNPAQLLKSKVVKTPRSVYKAVPGCQAYRPDQSSPIANFYLAGSYTMQEFLGSMEGAVLSGKRAAQAIQRDASSFTPTPPALVTS
- a CDS encoding DUF4129 domain-containing protein; its protein translation is MSDFAQQSLSWQFSQWQRQIGEWWDWQTRQLNGPDETDVAQWLMSPPWQLLRQLIFWGGLIALGLWSLWVVGRGLAPYVKSWRTRNQRDRTTAPSSLQHTAAQWQTEAKQQYLKGHYRQACLCLYLGMLQILHDRHIAPHLPSRTDGEYRQLIQTLPRPDPYFTLLVMHQGLKFGDTRPTAALFDRCWHAYSDLSTHS
- the crtB gene encoding 15-cis-phytoene synthase CrtB — protein: MLQLPKPHHHPPKTLVSAAESYEYCRQITAHYSKTFYMGTLLMPPEKRQAIWAIYEWCRRTDELVDGPKAYTTTPETLDAWENHLEAVFAGHPQEDADVALVDTLERFPIPIDPFRDMIAGQRMDLYRSRYDTFEELKLYCYRVAGTVGLMTSPVLGFSEPPSASPWQLANHSETLEAAVDLGIANQLTNILRDVGEDTGRGRIYLPLADLHRFDYTEKDLFNSVVDERWRSLMKFEIRRAREFYRRAEDGIRDLNPDARWPVWSALMLYQGILNVIEQNDYDVFNKRAFVPKGRKLLYLPVAWLRAQVL
- a CDS encoding nucleotidyltransferase family protein, with the translated sequence MNHLPDHLPPERDRILDTLRHFAPHLHEKYGVTRLGIFGSVARNEATATSDIDIVLELTEPDLFTMVDIKTDLEHRFQRSIDLIRYRPRMNHYLKRRIDRDAIYI
- a CDS encoding tetratricopeptide repeat protein yields the protein MVNRKVVALVLAVSLGFAPQGAMAQTVNQLFEQGNAAQAQGRFAEAERVFRQVLQAEPNNTVAHYNLGLALRKQGNLTAAIASYRRALQIDPNNAAAHNNLGLALYQQGNLTAAIASYRRALQIDPNYAFAHYNLGLALKDQGNLEAAIASYRRALQIDPNDAFAHNNLGNALSDQGKLAEAIASYRRALEIDPNDAIAHNNLGFALSDQGKLAEAIASYRRALQIDPNYAIAHNNLGIALSDQGNLEAAIASFQRALQIDLNYTDAHIGLGNALSEQGNLEAAIASFQRALQIDPNYALAHNNLGFALYTQGKLDEAIASYRRALEIDPNHTRARNNLRNALRDQNN
- a CDS encoding DUF4350 domain-containing protein, translated to MMQRLRRHGLRGVFGVVGLVFLISLAIAPAQTPLYSGSTYTRGPEGYGAWYAWAQAEGMDLQRWQRPAADFSATHAGSPGQTFLQIYPSLIPDPSPSPELAAWISAGNTLVQVGVRQPVTAAPFESKPNTPWGAGELDTRRRKLEATAGIWSDPYGAIAWRESVGNGEMIRVTTPFLAANAYQETRANFQLLAHLVVQPQDPLGTAIDFQARAVWVDEYLHGYEEEGAIAADPDRDTLWGYLAQTALAPLAIQGAIATLIALIALNRRFGAAQPLTPPMENNSQAYINALASVLAKAEQHHFVLQLLSAEKQRQLQHQLGLGSTLLTPDDLRAAWVERGRSLRDLNRVLHLQTKSRLSKGELQQWLQQWEAIITKIVRESERC